TATGTTTGCTGCTGTGCTAGGGTCGCTTCATGGTTCGAGCTGGCAGGTGCCCTGGGTGCCTCTGGGGGTGCTGCGGGAGGACGCTGAGCTGCCCTTGCCTTTCTACCCGGGGGAAACTTGAGCCGGGCAGGCAGTGGCATCTGAGCCGCAGCCTCTTCGCTCTGTGCTAATTGCTGTGAATGTCACAACACGGCTGGGTTTTGCTGCTGGGTGCGAATCGGGTAGTGAGGTACAGTGCATGGGATTCCCGTCCCTGGAGCTTGGGgcccctctgggctgcagctcccagaggCACACAGCTGCCCCATCCTCATCGGGAGGGCTCTGCATGGCTGTATAAGCACTAACAAGCAGTGCAGCCATGGGCATGGAGTGGACCTGACTCCTTCCATGCTTCCTTGCAGAGCATGGCAGGGCAACAGGTCTCCTTGAGGACATATAGCTCCTATAGAATCCTGCATGGAATGTTCTCACCACGTGTAGCCTCTGGTTGGAATGCTGCTGACCTGATGCATTTGGGAGACTGGGGTCTGATTCACAGGTTGAGTGTGTGAATCTCTGTCATGGTCAGAGCGACCAATGGGTCTCTCAGCTACAGTTTAGCCACTGAAGCCAAGGCTTGATTTTCAGATGACAAATGAGTGTGTATGTATAGTGCAAAAGAAACTAAGAGGGTGGTGGTTGGTGCTCTGCTTATGCTTATTTTtatacctctttttttttttttttttttaaacacacaagCTAATGCAAActggaaggaggaagagcaaGCCAGCCAGCCAACCAGCCTGCCTGGAATACGAATTCCTATCATGGCTGTATCCAGGGGCCCTCCAGGCATGTGTTAAAGCAAGACAAATACCTGGCACatggtttattttctctttcccttctccccaggcAAGAGGATCTTACAGGCATGATGCAATAGTTAATTTTAGAAGGATTCAGGACACCTATGCAGCTCTGTGGTCTGCCCGTTGCTTCTTGCAAGAGACTTTTCTGTAGGACTGCAATGGGGAGGAATGTGTGTGCACAGTACTACCAGTCTCTACTGGAAACTGAGGTGCTGATGTTAGAAGAGCTCTGCATTTGCTCCTTGCTGCCTTCTCAGTCCTGAGTTCTTTAGGATGCCCTCATCCCTTGCTGAGCTTCTCCATGGGGTTACAAAAGTGAGAAACATGTTCCTTTAAAAAGCAAGGGCTGAGGTTCTTGCCTAGTTGTGTGACCTTGGGAGCTGAAGCTTTAAGGAGCGGGGATGAGAAAACTAAGTAGATGTTTTGGGGCTTGCAGTGGAGTTGAGAGAGCTGGTGGTGGAGCACATGGTGCAATTTGGAGATGAAGATGTGTGGGAGTGgactccagctgctgtgctgggactgAGGCAGGCGGACAGGCAGCCCCCcttgcagctggggctgctgtccCGCGGCCCTGGTGGGCAGCCAGGCACCCCTCTGCATTTGCAGGGTGCAAGCTATCCTGCAGGTGGCACTTTTCCCAGGGCTCTCTTTAAGGTGTCCTTTGCATCCTCTGATTTCTTGAGAGGCACCAGCTCTTCCTTTGACTTGGTCTTAGGAGACTCTTGGGGAGCTCAGCAGATGGAGATGTGGTTTTTCATCCTACCAGGAAAGCAGCtcaccctgctcccctcctggAGCACTGGGCTGGCTGCTTTGCCCTGCTGGGGTAACAGCACTTTCATGCTGTTGTCTTGTTTCAGGCCAGCAAGGATGCTGCTCTAGATGACTGACTTGCTTGGCCCTCATGTGCTATGGCTCCACATGGCCTCTGTAGGACCAGAACACGCTGATCTGCGCCCCAAACTGGAGAAAAACATCAGGCTCAAGTCAGACACCCTTTTGGCAGGCAGACCTCCACCACTCCAGGCCTGGCACCTCACTCAGCAGCAGGCGAAACCCATCTGGAATTTAGAGAAGAAGTATGTGAGTGCTTTCCAGAGACACAGCTTGCTGCCCTCAGGGATCCCCCTGCAGCAATCCTGCTTCTTGTGTGCACCATCACTATGCCATGCGCACCCTGGTGAAGACATCCTCTCGAGCCTGCCCTTGGTCCAGCCCTGCCCAGACCCGTGTGGGAGCACTCTTCTTCACCAGCAATCCTGCCTTAGGCCAAAGTCCTGTGGGTTTCCTTTCCGAAGCCCTCAGGATGCTAGCTCTTCCCCAGGAAATGTGATGTCCTCCCCACTGATGGAGTCCAGCCAGCTGCCTGCGGTGGCAGAGGAGCACTCTGGGACTGGGGTCGAAggctctgccctcagctcagGTCAGCAGGCTTCCAGCTCCAATAGACCAGTGCTCAGTAATGACTCCTTCCTACTGCCAAGCAGTGCTAAAGTGCCTTTGCTGCAGTCACTGGAGATCAAGAAGGTGAAAAGCACCCAAGACTTCCCTGCTGCCTCATGGCCACACTCTGGGAAAGATGGAGGCAGCACCCACATTGGCCTGGCCAATGGAGCAATGAAAAACACTGACATTGTGCTGGAGCAAACTGCAGCTGCATCCTCGAGCCTCGTGCCCAGCAGTTCGATCCTCAGGAAGGACCAGTCCTCACAGAAGGACTCTGAGAGGAGAGGGCACAGCTTaagagaggaggagcagcaggtcaGCCTCACAAAGACTGTGCAGCAGCTAGACAGACAGACTGACACACACAACAGCTTTGGACATGGAGTGAAAAGCTCCGGCCTTACAAGCGGGGGCCGGCTGTCCAACTGCGACAGCAGGTGGGGGCAGCATGTCATAACACAGCTCACCCAGGAGGAAACCATTGCCCCTCTGAACCCAGAGCCGTGTAGCCATCACCTTAAGGGTAACTCGAGCCTTGCAGGCGCCGATGGTGCCACCTCTGGCACTAAGTGTGTCAGTGCCCATCTCTTGGCCTCACGTGCTGGCTCTGCTGACCACAGCACTGATGGCCAGCTTGGGAGCATGCTGGGCCTATGTGACAGGGACAGGGTGGCAAGAGCAGAGCCTCCGCGCCTCACTGCTGTCTCTGAAGTGGCAGCTCAGATGTCCGCCATCCAAttagagaaagaggaaaaatgggCCTCGCCTGTGCTCCTGGAAAAGCTTGAGTAAGTaaagccaggaggaggagggaggctggGATGGGCTGGGGTGGCCATTGCATCTGGATGTGTtgggagcagctgccctgggctctaTGTGGCCATAAGGATAACCATGGGCTGTGTCCCTGAGCAAAACCCACCTGCTGCATTCTGGTATTAGGGAAGCCTTCCTGCCACACCCAGCTTGACACAGGCAGTCAGAGTGGCTCCAAGCCCtcccaccttctccttcagccaTAGCCTGGAGTTGCTGTGTGGCATTTGTATCTCGCTTCCCACACAGTCATGGGGCCCTGCTTCTGTGGCGAGCTCTGCTTGTATGCTGGGTGAAGCCTGCTGTCAGGTGGGGGCCTGCAGGATTTTCCTAGACAGAGACAGAAGTTTCTAAAGGAATATGGAGCTGATGCAGGACAGGGAGGGCACAAGGACATGAAGCTCCCACTCTCCTGTTGGGAGAGGTTGTCCTTATGCCTCTTTCTTTCTGGCTGCTCTGGAAAATGTTCTCTTTCAGGATGTTCTGGGGCCTCTGCATCTTGCTAGCTTGGTATCCATATTGTACATCAGCACTGGGGAGGGTAGTCCTGTCACTCCTCTGCCCTTGTTATCTCATGCTTCCTCATGGGCTTCCAGGCCATGGAAAGCAAATGCCACTCCTGATTTGCTGTCCTTTGTCCCAGTGTCACTGCTGAGCagttgctgctggagctgagccaTCCCCAGGATGAAGTGGAGGAAGAACTTCCTGATGGCCTGGATGACAGCTGCAGTCAGGAGGAGGACGATGAGGACAGTGAGTACTGGTTCTTGGGAAGGGCTGTGCCTTTCCTTCAAGGTGGAGAGTGTGGAACAGTCTGGGAGTCAGGGGTGagcacagctgctctcctgccttgcGTTCATGCTATCATTTCAGGATGACCTAGAGATTGTGGTGAACCCAAAAGGGATGTAGCGGCAAGGGAGAACTGCATGGGTTCCTCTGGGGAGCTGACTGGTGTTCTCCACTGTCCTGCTCAAAAATGTAGCCATCTCCTCTCTGTACAGGACTGTCAGTTTCACTCTCTCCCATGCCTTTTATGTCACTCATTAGTAGCAAAACCCAGGATCCAGGGATTTGGGGCAGCTGGGAAGGGTCTGTGCTCTGGAGCATTTGTTTTCTCCCCACGAAGATAAAACTTGAGtctgtcccctcctgcaggTGACTCGGAAGGTTCCCCTGTCTCTGGCATGTCATCCAGTGGCTCGGTGGCTCTTGTATCCAGGTTAGTAGCTGTAAATAGTGCATTGCACTTGGCATCTTTGTCCAAACTTGTCCCCTCCCTGGTGGCAGAGGAGAACTGTAGTGTGTGGAGGAATGGAGTGAAGGTAGCAACAGgctttccaaccaaaatgagCTTCTTTGCTACCCTGCAGACCAAAGATACCCCTCTTGCTACAGACAGCAGCCTGCAGAGTGCTGAGGGTGCATCCACCACAGCAAAATGGGCCTTAATTTCACTGCCACTGCCAGATTCTGGTTTAGGTCTGCTGGATTAAATCGTGCTCTTGCAGTGTGATTGCCTTGCAGATGAAGCAGAGCGGAGGCACCCTGGGCCACAGACTGTGAAAGCTCCTTTGGGGCCTTGTGTTTCAGCACTGCACCTTAGAAACATGTCCCTGGAGCCtgggtttttcttttggaaGGCTTCTGTGGGGAGGATTGGTCTGCCTGTGGTCATCTTGAGCCCTGCCTCTGTGACTCCTGGCAGACCTTTGTGGGACCTGTTCTGGCCCATCCAGCAATGGGAGCTGATCCTTGCAGCTGTCCTGCCCCTTGCACCAGGGCTGCCTCGGGCTTTGCTGTCTGCCTGACAGtttgctgctttccatcatgCCATAACTCAACTGGGGGACAGGGAACACTTCCCTCAAGCAAGTGTTGAACCTcggggtgctgcagggctctgagTGTACACACGTGGTTGTGAAAGTCCTGCAGAGGTAGCATAAACTGGACCAGCAGCTGATTCTGGCAGGATGTGGCTGGTCGGGCTCTCGGGGCGGGTGAGAGGAAGCCAACGGGCCAGTGCTTCCTGcggtggggagggaaggatgtTTGCCACCTCTCCTTGCAGGCTGTGTGCTGAGCTGGCCTTGAAGCCTTTGCAGCAGGCTACTGCCTTCCCTCTGTTGTGAGCAAAACTGGTTTTGTGCAGGAATGTTAATAAATAGAATTCATTGCCAATTAACAAACTTTTAGTAACAGATTCTGGtattggtaaaaaaaaaataataaaaggactTAGGGAAAACACCTCTTCTTCCCTCATCCTGGTCTCTAACCCCCTTGCTACAGGCTGCACTCAGTCCCTTCAGCGAGGCTAGGGGTGGCCTGGGAGAATGGGGTCAgtgtgtttgttgtgttttcttctgctgtttgttCCTTAGTGGATTGCTGTGGTGTGGCTTCTTCCACTGACTGCAGTGACTTATATTTGAATATATGTTCATGATAAACTCTACTTTTAGTGTCATCATAACCTTTATAGATTATTATGCTATGAATTCTACCCTTCCTCCCAAGTATTAGGGATTGCTGTGGTAAGAAGGTGCATATATAGTCAGGAAAACCACAGTATTCTTCCCTGCAATACATCAAAACCAAGAGCGTTACAACAGCTGAATCATATATGCTTTACAACCTCCACCCCTTGTTCCTGTGGATTAGGTTATAGGGTGTGTTATACAACAAACTCCACCCCTTGCCCTggcaaaacacaaaacccatgGGGGTTACAACACTTGTCATGTGCATTTGTTGAAGCTCACCCTGTCCTTGCTGCAGACTGGTTTACTGACCTTGGTGCCCATTGCTTGCACTGCATTGGGATGATGCAAATTCCCGGTACCAGAATCAAGGCTTCCGCCTTCCTCCCTGTGCTACTTTTCACTGTTAGCCAACTGCCTCCTGCTTCATCTCTCCTAGGAACTACATTGAGTGCCTGGCCCAGCCTGCTGAGGCTCAAGAGAAAGAGCTCAAACCAGCTCTTGTCTGCAGTTTATTCCCTAATGTGCCTCCAACTATCTACTTCAGTACTCGGGATGAGACAGGTGAGCTGGGCAGGGTGAGAGCAGCCAGCCTGTTATTagccagcagcagtgccagcccagccaggagctggttggcagcagctccccttcACCCTCCCTGTGATGACACCGAGCACCGCTGTGAGATCCAAAGGGCAGGATTAAAGTGATGGCTGCTCCTGGAGTGGGAGTCATACTGCCACCAGATGTTCCAGCATCCTGGATCTCCCCCAGCTGTGGAGTCTTCTACTCCATGCTAGTCCTGTGAAGGGGGCTCTGCACTTTCCTCTGCATGCTTGTTGCTTGTGCAGCAAACTTTAAGAATTTCCCTGGATGCTGcatcttgtgtttgttttccttatggCCTTATCATTTTGCTTTCCTAGTGGAAAagctgccctgggagcagaggaggctACTGCGATGGAAAATGTGCACAGTCACGCCAAACATAGTGAAGCAAACTGTTAGCAGGTCCCACTTCAGAGTCAGCAAAAGTAAGTTGTGAAGGGCTGGCAGCATCCGACATGTCATGTCATCCCTCGGCTGCAGTCCATGGGCACCAGAAGGACTGtaaagagcagagcaaaggtGATACAggctcagcactgcaggaagccaaccgtgtcctaggctgtatcaaaagaagcgtggctTGTTCCTGGCATGGACCCCAAGGACTTACTTCTTAGCTGTCAGGAGCTGAGGCAGTGTgtggggcagcagagctgtgctccaACTTGTTTAAGCTGTGCCTGTAGATGGTGCTGCCACTCTAAGGAGGCTGGGACTTATCTGGTGCCAACCCCAGCATCGCTGGCCTTCATGTGCTGAGGAAGAAGCCATCCTCTCTGACCATAGCCAGAGAGTTCTCAGGGTTGGGATATTCTCACTGCAGAGATGTGGAGGAAAGGGCTGGGGAAGCACTGAGCATTTGTAGTTATGGTCCATACCCTGGAATGTGATCTCCCAGCAGTTCTGCAGGGCTCCTGCACATATCAGGAGACCTCTGCCTATTTTGGGGTGATAATGGGACACGCAGGGCAGAGCAAGACCTAGGAAGTCTTGCTATTTTATGTGTCCCTTAGCAGTGCAGTACTGATTAGCCAGCTACTTGATTCATCAGCTGTAAATCAGGGAAATCAGAGTACTGGGGAATTAAAGCCATTCCATTGACCTTGTGTCTGCCCAGATCCCTGTAACAATCATGTTTGCAAGGATATGACCCACCTGGTTAATTAGATCCCACTTACAGCCCTTAGTTTGGCAGCTTCATAGTAGCCAGTATGAGTGATTTGTGCTATTGCTGTGCGGCACCCCTGGCACACTTCTGCTAGACCTAGGAGATGGGGTGCTGGTGGGTTGAGATGGCTTTGTGGGTGGCAGGGTAGTAGATCATGGAcctttttgttcttcctgcagaaagcaatgactggctgggctgctggggccaCCATATGAAATCCTCTGGCTTTAAAGCCATCAAGGAGCACCAGAAGGTAGGGGATGTTTTGGGCTGATCTCCTTTATGTGCACGGAGAGCACGTTAGGAGAAGTTTGggtggaggctgaggggaggtaCCTAACTCAGACCACAAAAAGGTCAGGAGTGGCCCATGGCTTGGGGAACATGTGAGGGACCAGAGTTTTGATATCTATCACACATACATGTTTGTCCTGGGGAGGCATGATGCTCCAGCCTACTCAGTCTTGAGGACAGCATCCAGGTTTGGAAGCTAGTAGCCTCCAGACCTGTTTCTGTCCTGCTGTGGGGTCTGTCTATCCCCAGAGCTTGTGTTGCGTAGGGAGGACTTTGGCATACAGTTTAGAAGCAGTGGGGTGGAAGATACTGCCAGAGGAAGCTCAAAGGCTGAGGGTTAGTGCCTTGCAGCTGCTCAAACATCAGAAAGGACAAGGTAACAGCTTCTGCCTTTGTAGCCAGTGTGTGTCACCATGAAGGTGTTTGTCCCTGCAGAGCTTCAGGAGCAAGTGGGTCCTGTCTTAGTGCAAACCTAGCAGGAGAACAAAGAGCATTACCCTGCACTGTGTTCAGAAAGGATGTATCCTCTGTCCAGGGAGCAGAAAGGGGTGGACTGGGAGGTGGGAAAGCAGGGAGATCTCGCAACATTTGGGTTCCTTTCCAGCTAAACCACTTCCCTGGTTCATTTGAAATTGGGAGAAAAGACCGTCTGTGGCACAACCTGTTGAAGATGCGGGCTCGCTGTGGGAAGAAGGAGTTCAACTTCTTTCCCCAGTCTTTCATCCTGCCCCAGGACATAAAATTACTTAGGAAAGCATGGGAGGAAGGAGCTAGCAGCCAGAAATGGATTGTGAAACCAGTAAGTGCAAAGCAGAGCTCagtcccttgtcctattgtaGCTGCAGAGGGAAGATCTGAtcctttcttgtttgttttgcagccAGCATCAGCAAGAGGCATTGGTATCCAGGTCATTCACAAATGGAGCCAGCTCCCCAAAAGGAGACCACTGCTGGTACAGAGGTGagtgaaagaaagcaaagctgacaCACAGCCTGGGACCTCCTAGTGCCTAGCCTCCCTGGCCAGGCCTGAACCATTGCCACTGTGTGGCAGAGCAGATGCACCTGATTTGAATCTGGAAACTTCCTGACTGCCTGTGTTTAATACTGCTGCTGGAAGTCTGGCTATgtcagctgcagctgagctcaggGGGTGCTGCTGTCTCTGTGTAGGTTTTTGAGGTCTCAGGTACAAACTGAGTTCCATGAGCTTTCTGGGGCTTCTGTCTGGCAAGTGATCAGCTCCAGCTCTACTGtcatcctgctcctgctgctttgtACTCTAGGGTCTGGTATCTTTGGAGGCAAACAAACCTTATCCAGTGCCCACAAGCACAGTGGGAAGAGAAGTCCCAGGGGAAGATGtggcaatttttaaatttggtCTTATCGAAGTTAGAATGGGTCAGTAAGAACCTCTGTGTGTGTGGATGTTGGTCAAAGGGTTTTCTTGAAaatctccttcctcttctgtaGAAAAATGGAGTAGCTTGTCTTGGTTTGAGGCTACTTTCTGGGAAGGTTCTTGTGAGGGCAGGAAAACTGTCCAGTGTATGGCAGATAGGGAGCTGCTGTGTTGGCTTGTCTATTCTCCCTGTATGCTTCCTGTGCAAAGTGATAAGCTTCCTATGGAAAATCATGAACTTTTGAGGTGAATAATTTAATGATTTGGATGAAAAATTCCAACTGTTTCTGCTCATCGAACCAAACCATCTGTGGCCCACTGCATGGCTCAGATGTTCCTGAATATTGTGATCAGTCTCGTGGGTGTGGAAAACCTACTTTGCTTTAGAGCAAGGGAGAATCTCTTCAAAATGGAGCTGGGCAGAAGGGAatgctgctcctgtgctgtgggATCTTCCCATGCATGGGAGAGCTTTGTTCTCTCACATTTTGACTGTGGTGCTCTTAACTTGGAAGTGCTGTGCAAAAATGCTTCTGCATTGATCCCTGTTTTTGCCAAGCTTTCTGAGATGGGGGCTAGAGATGTTCCTGCACACAGAAATCGTAACCCTCCCCTGTTCCT
This is a stretch of genomic DNA from Apus apus isolate bApuApu2 chromosome 6, bApuApu2.pri.cur, whole genome shotgun sequence. It encodes these proteins:
- the TTLL4 gene encoding tubulin monoglutamylase TTLL4 isoform X1, which produces MTDLLGPHVLWLHMASVGPEHADLRPKLEKNIRLKSDTLLAGRPPPLQAWHLTQQQAKPIWNLEKKYVSAFQRHSLLPSGIPLQQSCFLCAPSLCHAHPGEDILSSLPLVQPCPDPCGSTLLHQQSCLRPKSCGFPFRSPQDASSSPGNVMSSPLMESSQLPAVAEEHSGTGVEGSALSSGQQASSSNRPVLSNDSFLLPSSAKVPLLQSLEIKKVKSTQDFPAASWPHSGKDGGSTHIGLANGAMKNTDIVLEQTAAASSSLVPSSSILRKDQSSQKDSERRGHSLREEEQQVSLTKTVQQLDRQTDTHNSFGHGVKSSGLTSGGRLSNCDSRWGQHVITQLTQEETIAPLNPEPCSHHLKGNSSLAGADGATSGTKCVSAHLLASRAGSADHSTDGQLGSMLGLCDRDRVARAEPPRLTAVSEVAAQMSAIQLEKEEKWASPVLLEKLDVTAEQLLLELSHPQDEVEEELPDGLDDSCSQEEDDEDSDSEGSPVSGMSSSGSVALVSRNYIECLAQPAEAQEKELKPALVCSLFPNVPPTIYFSTRDETVEKLPWEQRRLLRWKMCTVTPNIVKQTVSRSHFRVSKKSNDWLGCWGHHMKSSGFKAIKEHQKLNHFPGSFEIGRKDRLWHNLLKMRARCGKKEFNFFPQSFILPQDIKLLRKAWEEGASSQKWIVKPPASARGIGIQVIHKWSQLPKRRPLLVQRYLNKPYLIGGKKFDLRIYVYVTCYDPLRVYLFKDGLVRFASCKYSSSMKTLSNKFMHLTNYSVNKKNTEYKPNSDETACQGHKWTLKALWSYLTQKGVNSKAIWEKIKDIVIKTIIASEPYVNTLVKMYVRRPYCCHELFGFDIMLDENLKPWILEVNISPSLHSNSPLDVSIKGQMIRDLLNLAGFVLPSADSVASRPQTRNSSTCSMDSALKKSKPTSEHFIAEKMKKAYYLAQKTPNQDFYSSVLDILTPDDVRILVETEDEYSRRGQFERVFPTHISMRYLHFFEQPRYFNILVTQWELKYYLNKHKGLELLKKWCVKGYHTGAGMDLAQMWSLPKSFFLQKSSVPLNGFSKLELGRLGTLLPSAGEDLMRCLEPSPTQSLPLNKCTGRAKQKSSGSLSM
- the TTLL4 gene encoding tubulin monoglutamylase TTLL4 isoform X2; amino-acid sequence: MTDLLGPHVLWLHMASVGPEHADLRPKLEKNIRLKSDTLLAGRPPPLQAWHLTQQQAKPIWNLEKKYVSAFQRHSLLPSGIPLQQSCFLCAPSLCHAHPGEDILSSLPLVQPCPDPCGSTLLHQQSCLRPKSCGFPFRSPQDASSSPGNVMSSPLMESSQLPAVAEEHSGTGVEGSALSSGQQASSSNRPVLSNDSFLLPSSAKVPLLQSLEIKKVKSTQDFPAASWPHSGKDGGSTHIGLANGAMKNTDIVLEQTAAASSSLVPSSSILRKDQSSQKDSERRGHSLREEEQQVSLTKTVQQLDRQTDTHNSFGHGVKSSGLTSGGRLSNCDSRWGQHVITQLTQEETIAPLNPEPCSHHLKGNSSLAGADGATSGTKCVSAHLLASRAGSADHSTDGQLGSMLGLCDRDRVARAEPPRLTAVSEVAAQMSAIQLEKEEKWASPVLLEKLDVTAEQLLLELSHPQDEVEEELPDGLDDSCSQEEDDEDSDSEGSPVSGMSSSGSVALVSRNYIECLAQPAEAQEKELKPALVCSLFPNVPPTIYFSTRDETVEKLPWEQRRLLRWKMCTVTPNIVKQTVSRSHFRVSKKSNDWLGCWGHHMKSSGFKAIKEHQKLNHFPGSFEIGRKDRLWHNLLKMRARCGKKEFNFFPQSFILPQDIKLLRKAWEEGASSQKWIVKPPASARGIGIQVIHKWSQLPKRRPLLVQRYLNKPYLIGGKKFDLRIYVYVTCYDPLRVYLFKDGLVRFASCKYSSSMKTLSNKFMHLTNYSVNKKNTEYKPNSDETACQGHKWTLKALWSYLTQKGVNSKAIWEKIKDIVIKTIIASEPYVNTLVKMYVRRPYCCHELFGFDIMLDENLKPWILEVNISPSMDSALKKSKPTSEHFIAEKMKKAYYLAQKTPNQDFYSSVLDILTPDDVRILVETEDEYSRRGQFERVFPTHISMRYLHFFEQPRYFNILVTQWELKYYLNKHKGLELLKKWCVKGYHTGAGMDLAQMWSLPKSFFLQKSSVPLNGFSKLELGRLGTLLPSAGEDLMRCLEPSPTQSLPLNKCTGRAKQKSSGSLSM
- the TTLL4 gene encoding tubulin monoglutamylase TTLL4 isoform X3 produces the protein MTDLLGPHVLWLHMASVGPEHADLRPKLEKNIRLKSDTLLAGRPPPLQAWHLTQQQAKPIWNLEKKYVSAFQRHSLLPSGIPLQQSCFLCAPSLCHAHPGEDILSSLPLVQPCPDPCGSTLLHQQSCLRPKSCGFPFRSPQDASSSPGNVMSSPLMESSQLPAVAEEHSGTGVEGSALSSGQQASSSNRPVLSNDSFLLPSSAKVPLLQSLEIKKVKSTQDFPAASWPHSGKDGGSTHIGLANGAMKNTDIVLEQTAAASSSLVPSSSILRKDQSSQKDSERRGHSLREEEQQVSLTKTVQQLDRQTDTHNSFGHGVKSSGLTSGGRLSNCDSRWGQHVITQLTQEETIAPLNPEPCSHHLKGNSSLAGADGATSGTKCVSAHLLASRAGSADHSTDGQLGSMLGLCDRDRVARAEPPRLTAVSEVAAQMSAIQLEKEEKWASPVLLEKLDVTAEQLLLELSHPQDEVEEELPDGLDDSCSQEEDDEDSDSEGSPVSGMSSSGSVALVSRNYIECLAQPAEAQEKELKPALVCSLFPNVPPTIYFSTRDETVEKLPWEQRRLLRWKMCTVTPNIVKQTVSRSHFRVSKKSNDWLGCWGHHMKSSGFKAIKEHQKLNHFPGSFEIGRKDRLWHNLLKMRARCGKKEFNFFPQSFILPQDIKLLRKAWEEGASSQKWIVKPPASARGIGIQVIHKWSQLPKRRPLLVQRYLNKPYLIGGKKFDLRIYVYVTCYDPLRVYLFKDGLVRFASCKYSSSMKTLSNKFMHLTNYSVNKKNTEYKPNSDETACQGHKWTLKALWSYLTQKGVNSKAIWEKIKDIVIKTIIASEPYVNTLVKMYVRRPYCCHELFGFDIMLDENLKPWILEVNISPSLHSNSPLDVSIKGQMIRDLLNLAGFVLPSADSVASRPQTRNSSTCSMDSALKKSKPTSEHFIAEKMKKAYYLAQKTPNQIVHLCGNSQMMGSTWAPEGYKTAGQKEIGFA